CAGATATTGACGAAACTCAGTCAAACTAACGCTGTCAGCTTTTTGCAGCATGATGTGGAATTTGAGCGCATCCACTTTACCAACAGGATCGCCTACAGGTAAGCGATCGACGTAGGTTTGAGAATTACCAACGGCAGTGTTATAACCGATCGCTTTACTAAATAAATTATGCTCGTCAGCCATTAAAATTCCCGAAGCATCAAAGAAACTCTGGCGGTCGGCTTCGGATCTAAAGGTTAATTCGGCAATTCCGTCAAACTGTGCTGTATCGTTGCAGATATATTCAACTCCAGGAATTTGCGGAAAAATACCAGCGCGTTTTGAGTCGAGATGAAACTGCCAATAGCGGTCTTGACCTGGTAGACGAGCGCAGAGAGGACCGTGTACGTTTTTCCAGTAGTCGTAGAATAATTGGCGATCGATCCCCTGACGTTTCCACAGCAGCACGTAAAAAGCCACCTTTCCTGGGCGATCGCGTATGGCATAATCTTCTTTGTTTGCAGATATCATTTGTCTGTTACCACTTAAAATCTCATTTACCATTCCGAAGCAGCTAGCGACCTTGTTGAATCCCCCATAAACGCAGAGCAACAACAACAGTTCTTCAATCTCTTTGTAGGTAACTCCCTGCCGTAGGGCATTATCTATGCTGATAGCTAGAGAATTACTCGAACTTCGATTGATTCCGTTAACCAGATCGACGGCGATCGCAATTAAAGCTTTGGTTTTGGGATTAATTAATGCCGAATTGTGTTTATCGGTCGCGCTAGCTAAAAAGTTATCGAACCTTTTATCGCTCATTAGTCATTGTTGTTTAGGTTGTAATCAAGCCGAGCAAGCTATCTGGGGCAAAAACGTCACGATAAAAAGTTAGCTGTTCGGTTTTGAGATGACATCCGCCTCTATGACCCCGACGCACCCAGGTTACATTACCTTTAGCGAGAGTTTCGTTAGTTTCGTCATCGACGCATTTCCATTCAAAGTAAGTTACCTCGCCGTGAAACATCACGATGGGCCAGCACATAGTTACACCAGGTTGAGCGATTAATGCCCACCAGTGTTTTTCTCGTTCTTTTTGCTCGTCTAAGCCATAATAAGGACCGTCTTGGCATAAATACACTAGGTCGTCGCGATATTCAGCGGTTAAAATATCGCCCCGTCCCTGTCTTAAAGCTTCGCAATGAGTGGGCCACCAGTCTTGGTTTTCCTGTTCGATTTGTTGGAGAGTATAACTAGAATCAATTTCTGGTAATGTTGGCTCTTTCATAGCCGCAAACTTTTCGCCATCTTCAATCAGCTTTTTCGCTACATAAGCAGTTACCAATCCAGGTCGAGAATAATCGGCAGCTAGCTCGCGATAGAAATTGGTGCGTTTTCTAACAGGTGTCGAGGCAGCCTGTGCCGCGCCGTTAGTCGAGGCTTTACCGTTGGTCTGAATTAGTTGTTGTTGCAGCATGAGAGTAGTTACATCCTCTTTGAGTTGGTTAGTCGCGCCAATATTGGCAATTAATTCGGCAACAGTAGAGCTACGCTGACCTGCCAGGGTCATGTTGCCGTCGTAGACAAAGGTGTATGCCGTACGTTCGGGGAAAGGTAAAAAGCGGTCTACATATCTGGCTAAATCTTGAGTAGCGATCGCGTATTCGGTGGAACTAAAGAATTTTTCCATCTCTAAAGGATTGGCAAAGGCAATTTCCACCGCTGCCTGATACTGTTGTTCTGGCGGCTCGAAGTGAGACACTCCAGCCGCATCGGGGCGAGAGTTGTCTACTTCTTCAAATAGGTGCAAACGTAATTTTAATACCGATTCGCTGCGAGCGATCGCGGGGGCGTAACTCTCGGTTAGATACTGACGAAAAGCGGCAACACTAGCCCCTGGTGATTTCCTCACCATAATATGGAACTTCAACAAACCTAGATTGCCGTTGGGTTCGCCACTGGGAATTCCATCGACATAGGTAATCGAATTACCAGAGTTGGTATTGTAGCCGATCGCTTTACTAAAAATATTATGTTCGTCATCCATTAAAATTGCAGCCGATTTAAACCAGACATTGCGTTCGGCTTCGCTAGTAAAAGTCAGTTCCGCGATCCCATTAAATTGCTCTTCATCATTGCAACTATATTCAATACCAGGAATTGCAGGCCACAAACCCCCTTCATTGCGGTCTAAATGAAACTGCCAATACTGATATTGACCGGGCAAACGAGCGCAAACGGGACCGTGAACATCACGCCAATAGTCATCAAACAGTTCGCGGGTAATACCCCTGCGTTTCCATAACAAAACATAAAAAGCCAATCTTCCCTGGCGATCGCGTGCCGCATAATCGGTTTTTCGAGTTGTAGTCAAAATTGTCACTTCTTTTCTCCTTAGTGAATAGGAAATAGGGAATAGTCAAAAAGTAACTGGATTGTTTACTGTGGAGCTAAAATTCGCTCTAACGCGCCAAAACTACCAGCAACTTTGTTAAATCCAGCGTAAACGCACAAAAATAAGAGTAATTCCTCAATTTCTGCTTTAGTTACTCCTTGTTTCATTGCCATATCTACATGGGCTGCAAAAGGAGTACCAGGACCTAATAAATTTTGATTGACTACATCAACCGCAATTACAATTAAGGCTTTGGTTTTTTGATCGATTAATGGTAGTCCCCAGGCTTCACCAGCAACGCGAGTCACAAAATTACCAAATTCAGGATTGATATTTTGTAAAGCCGCTTGTAGTTCGAGATCGTCTAGAACGGCATTTTTATATGGTGTAGCTGAAGATTTAGTCATCATTGGCATCTGAGTCATAAGACAAAATTTTCAATAAAAAATTTCGTAACAATGTATCTATCGTTCGTTGCAAGTATGCAAATTAAGAATCTAGAGCTAAATAACAACTAGACACTCAAGTTATTTGCAACTATCAAAAAAAACGCTCGATTAAGTGAAACTGATTTGAACTTAAAAATCAATCGAGAAGAACTAGAGAAGAAAAATTTAGAAGTTAAGGATTGAGGATAAATAGTCAATTTCTAATTATTTGCTTCTTATACCAATTTTCTAAATGTAGACTACAGATCGATGAATTTTTCCTGCTCCCTCGCAATTCATCTGTAGCTTTATTTTTTGGAATTGTACTGCTTGTAGTTTTTGTCTTCCCTACTTTTTCTCGATTGCTTCATAATATGCATTCAGAATTTTCGGCAAGCAATATTTTTTTTATCGAAGGAGACGAGTGATTGTTGGTATAGCTTCACTACGAACTATCAATCTTATTGCCATAGATTCAAATACCATCATTAACTCACATTAATTCAAGTAAATTTAGCTTTATGACACATCCAATAAATTCTTTACCAATACTTGTGAATGAAGACAATTTAGACAACGAACACAACTTGGAGCATTCACATGATCGAGATAAGACTGCCGATAAGTTAAATAAACTCGATCCTCTTTCATCATTAGGAACAGAAGTAGTTGATGATTATCTAATTGTTGCTCAAGATGCACCCTTAAACGAACGCCCTGCAATCTATACTTCTGGAGATTTATATACTTTTTTAGCTACTAGCAAAGAAACTGACTTTCGTTTTAATGTTTTTGATTTTTTTATTCCCGAAGGAGGCGGACCACCACCACACATTCACAATTTTGAACACGAAGCTTTTTTCGTCGAAGAAGGTCGGGTTAGTTTCTTTCTGGGTAATGAAGCTGGCGCGATCGATATTCCTCCAGGAGAAGAGCGTCAAGAATTTCTTTTAGAGGGATTGCCAGAAGGAACTTTTATTTTCGGTCCCAGACTTAGACCTCATGGATTTGCCAACCCAGATTCAGATGAAGCAACATCGGGAACAAACAGTGGAGCGCGAATTCTTTCTCTAACTACTCCAGGCGGTTTAGACTTATTGTTCGAGTTTGCAGGTACTCCAGTCAAAGATCGAGAAGAACAGATTTTACCTCCACCTCTAGGAATCGATCCCAAACAGTTAGAGTTTGGACAAAGAACTGGCGGAGGAATTGCATTTTCGGGATACGAACCTCCTCAAGGAACACCTGACTACGTACTGGTACTACCTGATGATATACCTAAGAAGTTAGAGAATAATATCAGAAGTCAGGTAAAGGGAATTGATGGTTTTAGCATTTTTACCGCTAGCGAACGTCCAACTCTTACTGATGAGTTTGGCGTTGAATACACTTCTTTAAGCACGCTAACAGAAACAGAAGATGAACTGGGCAACCAACTATCTTATAATCAATTTTCTCTCGCCCCTCAATCTACTACTACTTTAGTCGCAGCTTATTTAAATGACACTCAGGTGCTAGCACCGACAGCATCGTCAGCAACTGGAATTGCCAATTTACAAATTAACGAAGCTGGAGAAATTGAATACAGCTTAACTGTGTCTGGTTTAGATTTTGGAGATACGCTCGCGTTAAGTAGCCCTCAAACTCCAAACAACGAACTCGATGATGTTGTGGCTATTCATCTTCATTCGGGCGATCGCGGCAGCAGTGGTGCTCATGAGTTTAAGCTTCTAGATCCCCAACAACAGGATGAAAGCGATCTCGATATTACCGTAAACGATGATGGCTCTACTACTATTAGTGGCACATGGGAAAGTACGGAAGCGGAAATTCCTACAGATTTAACTGATTTTATCAGCGGTGATGGTAATGTTGGAGAAGAAAGTAGTTTTTACTTTCAAGTTCATACTAAAGGCAATCCTGAAGGAGAAATCAGGGGTCAGATTGCTTTAAATTCAGCAGATTTTCCCGATCCACTTGTAAGTGAGGACTACGAAGCATTTTATGTTCGTGAAGGAAGTTTGTCATTTCAAATTAACGATGAAGTTCGATTGGCAGAATCAGACACTTTTGTTTATATCGCTCCAGGAAACAAATATTCATTTGCTAACTTCGGTGAAGAGACTGTAGAGTCTTTAGCGATTACTATTCCCAATGAATCAGAAGCAGACACATTTTTTGGTAATAGCAATATTTCTTTTCCATCGCCTTTAGAATCTCAAGGTTTGTCTTCTCCAACCTTTTTCTTTTTGGGGGATGAAGCAGACATCTTCGATAGACCCGATAA
The nucleotide sequence above comes from Myxosarcina sp. GI1. Encoded proteins:
- a CDS encoding carboxymuconolactone decarboxylase family protein; amino-acid sequence: MTQMPMMTKSSATPYKNAVLDDLELQAALQNINPEFGNFVTRVAGEAWGLPLIDQKTKALIVIAVDVVNQNLLGPGTPFAAHVDMAMKQGVTKAEIEELLLFLCVYAGFNKVAGSFGALERILAPQ
- a CDS encoding CHRD domain-containing protein, producing MTHPINSLPILVNEDNLDNEHNLEHSHDRDKTADKLNKLDPLSSLGTEVVDDYLIVAQDAPLNERPAIYTSGDLYTFLATSKETDFRFNVFDFFIPEGGGPPPHIHNFEHEAFFVEEGRVSFFLGNEAGAIDIPPGEERQEFLLEGLPEGTFIFGPRLRPHGFANPDSDEATSGTNSGARILSLTTPGGLDLLFEFAGTPVKDREEQILPPPLGIDPKQLEFGQRTGGGIAFSGYEPPQGTPDYVLVLPDDIPKKLENNIRSQVKGIDGFSIFTASERPTLTDEFGVEYTSLSTLTETEDELGNQLSYNQFSLAPQSTTTLVAAYLNDTQVLAPTASSATGIANLQINEAGEIEYSLTVSGLDFGDTLALSSPQTPNNELDDVVAIHLHSGDRGSSGAHEFKLLDPQQQDESDLDITVNDDGSTTISGTWESTEAEIPTDLTDFISGDGNVGEESSFYFQVHTKGNPEGEIRGQIALNSADFPDPLVSEDYEAFYVREGSLSFQINDEVRLAESDTFVYIAPGNKYSFANFGEETVESLAITIPNESEADTFFGNSNISFPSPLESQGLSSPTFFFLGDEADIFDRPDKNNRRVYGGDGNDELFANQDDRLFGQDGDDILNASSDRNNNRLDGGAGNDILLGGKNSELVGGSGDDILRILGGDNNLLYGNEGADQFWLANGAIPDTVTETRQLTNLGLPNLEDTRNTIVDFELGVDKIGIGGVAGISSFDDLKLLPAFGDIRSTSIVAIDGTENEVSLGNVANILFNELSAEDFVFV